The DNA sequence GCCGACGCCCATCAGCGTCACCGAGCCGGGTTCGGGGAAGGCGAAGGTGCCGGTGCTCGACCGGCCGGGCTTGAGGACCGGCGCCGACAGGCCGGCCAGTTCGCTGGCGCGTTCCTTCTGCCGGAACAGGCCCGAGCGCGCGATGATCCGGGTGTCCGTGACGGCGTAGGTCGTCCGGCCGAGCGCGAGGTAGCGGACGGCGGACCGGCCGACCGCGCCGTAGAGGCCGGCCGCCAGCACGACCAGCCCGGCGAGCATGCCCGCGCCTTCGGGTTCCTGCGAGAGCAGGAACCACAGCGCGACCGCGGTGACGACGAGCCCGGCGGGGGCGATCACCCCGTCCGCGGCGACGTAGAACGGGCGCTGGACCGGCTCGCCCGCCCAGAGCACGCGCTCACCGGGTAGAAGATCGATTTCCCCTGCTGACATGGCAGAACACTACTCCGCCAGGGTGGCCGACGCCGAATGCCGAACGCGCCGTGAGAGCCCGGGCACGCTCTGTGCGTCCACGCGAGCCACTGTGACGGAAATCCGCGAGACCGCACCGAGATCCGTCGGTTAGCGTGGGCAGCCGTGACGTGGAGTGTGTACGGCAGTTACCTGCTCATCGTGGTCCTGATCGTGCTCGCGCCGGGGCCGGACACGATGGTGATGCTGAAGAACGCCCTCTCCGGCGGTTTCCGGGGCGGGCTGCTCGCCTCGCTCGGGATCGTCACCGGGAACGTCGTGCAGGGCAGCGCCGCCGCGCTCGGGCTCGGCGTGCTCATCGCGAAGTCGCAGCCGGTGTTCCTCACCCTCAAGTGGATCGGCGCGGCGTACCTCGTCTTCCTCGGTTTCCAGGCGCTGCGCGGCGCGTTCCGCGGGAACTACGACGTCGTCGAGCAGACGCAGCAGCGCCGTCCCGGCGGCGGTTTCCGGCGGTTCCGCGAAGGGTTCCTCTCCAACATCACCAACCCGAAGGTGCTCGTGCTGTACCTGTCGGTGCTGCCGCAGTTCCTCGACCCCGGTCGCACGACGACCTGGGACGCGCTCGCGCTGGCCTACACCGTCGCCGTGATCGGCGGGCTGTGGCTGCTGGTGCTGCTGGTGTTCGTGCACCGCGTGCGCGCCTGGCTGGGCCGCCGCCGGGTCCGCCGGACGCTGGACGGCGTCACCGGCACCGCGCTGGTCGGGTTCGGCGCCGCCCTCGCCCTGGAGTCCTGATGACGTGGAGCACCTACGCCGGGTTCGCGGCGATGATGGCGTTGCTGGCGATGATGCCGGGCCCGGACACGATGGTGGTGCTGAAGAACGCGCTCACCGGCGGCGCGCGCGGCGGCGGCTGGGCGTGCGCCGGCATCACCGTCGCGAATTTCCTGCAGGGCACGGCGGCCGCGCTCGGGCTGGGCGCGGTGATCACCCGCTACCAGCCGGTGTTCGTGACGGTGAAGTGGCTCGGCGCGGCGTACCTGGTGTACCTGGGCGTCCAGGCCCTGCGCGGCGCCTGGCGAGGTGACTACGAGGCGCTGGACGACGTCCGCCGCGCCCGCGCCTCCCGGAGCCGGCGGTTCCGCGAAGGGTTCCTGTCCAACATCACCAACCCCAAGGTGATCGTGCTGTACCTGTCGGTGCTGCCGCAGTTCCTGACGCCCGGGTCGGGTTTCGGGGACTCGCTGCTGCTGGCGTACACGGTCGCGGCGCTGGGCGTGGTGTGGCAGGTGCTGCTGCTGTTGTTCGTGCACCGGGTCCGCGGATGGTTGCAGCGCCGGAAGGTGCGCCGCGCGATGGACGGCGTGACGGGGACGGCCTTGCTCGGCTTCGGCGCGGCCTTGGCCCTCGAAGGCTGACGCCTTCACCGATCGGCGGCGAGCACGGCCGCGAGGCCCTCTCGCAGATCTTCGACGAAATACCCGGGCACCTCCAGCGACGGGAAATGTCCCCCGGTTCCGGGCTCCGTCCACCGGACGATCCGCCGGTACCGCTCCCGCGCCCAAGCGCGCGGGTACTTCTCGATGTCGCGGGGATACACGGTGATCGCCGACGGGACGTCGACCCGGAGCCCGGGATCGAGCGAGTTGTGGCTTTCGTAGTAGATGCGGGCCGCGGACGCGCCGGTCCTCGTCAGCCAGTACAGGGTGACGTCGTCGAGAACGCGGTCGAGGGAAATCGTCTCGAACGGGCTGTCTTCGGTGTCCGACCACTCGGCGAACTTGTCGAGGATCCAGGCGAGCAGCCCGACCGGTGAGTCGACGAGCGAGTAGCCGATGGTCTGCGGCCGGGTCGCCTGCTGCTTCGCGTACGCCGCGCGGTGGCGCCAGAAATGGCGGGTTTCCTCGGTCCACGCGCGTTCGACCGCCGTCAGCCCGTCCGTGGTCAACCCGGGCGGTCCTTCCGCGAACGTCGTGTGGATGCCGAGAACGTGCGCCGGGAACCGGCCGGCGAGAACCGTGGTGATGTTGCCGCCCCAGTCGCCGCCGTGCGCGGCGAACCTGCGGTAGCCGAGCCGTCCCATCAGTTCCACCCACGCGGCCGCGATCTTTTCGGTTCCCCACCCGGTGGTGGCGGGCTTGTCGCTGTAACCGAAGCCGGGCAGCGACGGGACCACGACGTGGAACGCCGGCGCGGCCGCGTCCTCCGGATCCGCCAGCTCGTCCACCACGTCGGCGAACTCGGCGATGCTGCCCGGCCAGCCGTGCGTCACGATCAGCGGAGTGGCGTCCGCGCGCGCGGATCGGCGGTGCAGGAAGTGGATTCCCAGATCGTCGATGGTCGTGCGGAACTGGCCGATCCGGTCGAGGCGCTCTTCGAACGACCGCCAGTCGTACCCGGTGCGCCAGTAGTCCACGACGTCGACGAGGTCGGCGAGCGGAACGCCCTGGTCCCATCGGCGGGGACCGGGCGCGGCGCCCCGGATCGTCTCGGCCTCCGGCAGGCGCGCCGCGGCCAGTCGCGCACGCAGTTCGTCGAGGTCGGCGTCGGGCGCGTGGGCTTCGAACGCCCGCACGTCGCTGGGTGAACGGGGCATGAGACCTCCTGGCTGTCACGGAACCGGCTTAGACGGTTCTAACAGACCTCCTCGTCCACTCGCAACCTGCTAAGCTGGTTCCATGCCTGCCGGGTTCCCCGACTTCCGCCTCGGTACCGTGCTGGCGACGAGCTTCACGGGGACCCTGTCGGAGCGTCACGGCGAAGCCGTGGAGCGCGTTCCCACGCCGCACCGGCTCGTCGACTGGCTGGCCGTGAGCGGCCTCGCCGTGGACTCCTGCACCGCCGCCCAGCTCGAACTCGCCCGGGAACTGCGGGAGGCGATCCACGCCGCCGCGACCGCGGCCGCGACCCGGGACGCCCTCCCCGCGTCCGCGGTCCGGGTCATCAACGACCGCAGCGCCGGGGGCCGGGCCGCGGCCGTCCTGACCCCCGAGGGCACGCGGCGCTGGCAGCTCGGCTCGGCTTCCCGCGTGGAAGACGCCCTCGGCGTGATCGCCGCCGACGCGATCAGCGTCATCGCCGGCGAACGGGACGGAAAACTGGCCTTGTGCGCCTCGCCGACCTGCCGGGCCGCGTTCTTCGACACCAGCCAAAGCCGCACCCGCAGATGGTGCGACATGAACACCTGCGGGAATCGTCAGAAGAAAGCGCGCTTCTTGGCCAACCAGCGCAAGAAAACCGGCTCCCCCCAATAGCGGTACGGCCGGGCGGGCTCGCCGTCGGAAGTCAGAGCGTGCGGTCCAGCCAGTCGTAGATCCGGCCGACCGCGAGGCGCTGGGCGCCGACGTGGCAGTGGGCGTCCGCGCCTTCCTCCGCCGTGAACGTCAGCAACGTCTTCGGCGCGGTCACGTGCGAGTACAGCCGGCGCGGCTCGGTTTCCGTCTCACCGCCGAAGAACAGGTCGTCCGCCGCTTCGCAGATCAGCGTCGGGCACGCGATCTTCTCCGCGAAGCCGCCTTCGAGGGTGTACTCGAGGTACTTCGCGACGAACTCGCGGTCGGTCGCCGCGCCCAGGACGTAGCGGCCGTGGTCGCACGCCCAGCGCAGGGTCGAGCTGGCCTGCCGGCCGGCGGCGAGGAACGCGTCGAACTCCTCGTCGTGCTCGGCGTTCGCGCGGCGGACGATCTCCTCGCGGTCCCACGGCAGCATCGACGTCACCGCGGAGCCCGCGTCGTAGACGCCGTCGACCGCGACCACCGCCGCCAGGCGTGGTTCGAACGCCGCGGCGCGCGGGGCGAGCACGCCGCCCAGGCTGACGCCCAGGAGCGCGATCCGCTCCGGGTCGACGCCGTCGAGGCCCAGCACGAAGTCCACCACCGGCGTCACGACGTGCTCCCAGTCCGGCCGGAACACGAGCTTGTCGCGGTGCATCGCGCTCGGCTGGCCGGGGCCGTCGAAGGTCAGCACGTGGTAGCCGCGCTCGGCGCCGGACGCCGCGCCGAAGAAGTGGAGTTCCTCGGCGCTGCCGTCGAAACCGCTGTGCATCAGGACAACCGGCTTCGGGCTCGCGCCGGGAGCGCGGTAGAAGTAGCCCTGCAGGGTGGTTCCCTCGTACGGGATTTCGACCGGCTCGGCGACGGCCGCACGCCGGAAGCATTCGACGCTGCGGTCGTAGGCCGCCGCGATCCGCGGGTCCGCCGGGTCGCCGTGCAGGAAGAAGTCCGCCGAGAAGTAGTAGGTCGACGCGCGCAGCAGCAGGTCCCGCGCGGTGACCGGGCTCGCGTCGGCCGCCTCGGCGTACAGCCGGTCGGCCAGGCCGCGGTAGGCGTCGTGCCAGCTGTCGTAGTCCCCCGGCGTCACCTTCGACGCCGCCGCGAGCACCTCGCCGAAGTCCGAGCCGCCGTAGGCCGCGTGGCCGAACAGGCGCAGGGTCTCGAACCAGAACTGCGGGTCCTCGGTGAACATGAGCTGCTTCATCGGATTTCCTCCATCACAAAGGTGCGGAACGAGCGGGCGGGCCGGCCGGTGACCTGCTCGACGGCCGGGGTGACACGGTCTTCGGTGCCGCGGCGGACGTCCTCGTCGAGCGCGGCGAGAACGGCGGCGAAGGCTTCGGGAATGCCGTACGCCGTCAGCCGCGCGGCGAACTCCGCGGTGCTCACCGCGCGGTGCCGCACCGGACGTCCGGTGTGCGCGGCGACGATCTCGGCGGCCTCGGCGTAGCTCACCGCCGAAGGGCCGGTGAGCACGTGTTCGGTGTTGTGCGGTTCGGCGTCGGTCAGCGCGCGGACGGCGACCGCCGCGATGTCGCCGGCGTCGACGAACGCGACCCGGGCGTCGCCGGTCGCGGTGACGATCTCGCCGTCCCGCACGCCCTGGGCGACCAGGTGCTCGCCGGTGAAGTTCTGCATGAACCACGACGGCTTCAGCACGGTCCATTCCGGCGCCGCGCGTACCAGGCGCTGCAGTTCGCCGAGCCCGGGCGAGTCCTCGGTGACGGCGGACGAGCTGAGCAGCACCACCCGGCGGACGCCGGCGTCGAGCGCGTCCGCCAGGAACGGTTCGACCAGCCGCGCGGGCTCGGCCTCGCCGATCGGGGCGAGCAGGTACACGGCATCGACGTCGCGGAGCGCCTCGGTGTGCGTGCCGCGGTCGGTCCAGTCGAACCGGACCTGGCCGGGTTCGCTCGCCTTGCGGGTGGCCGCCCTGGCGGTGACGCCGATTTCCCGCAGGCCCGCGACCACCCGGCCGCCGGTCGTGCCGGTGCCGCCGAGGACCAGGACGTCAGCCACGGTCACTCCCGGCGAACGCCGCCGTCAGCTCGTCGACGCCGCCCATCAGCTCGGCCGCGGCCAGCGGGCTCCAGTAGTCGCGGTAGTGCCGGATTTCGCCGTCCGCCACGGTCAGCACGGCGATGTAGGACAGCTCGTACGGCTTCCGCGTCGCGACGACGACTCCCGCGACGGTCATTTCCACGACCACCACGGCCGGGTCGGCGGTCTCGTGGACGGTCTTCGCCGCGATCGCCCGGACATCCAGGAGGTCCGGGTAGCCGCGCAGGTAGTCGGCGATGGCCTCGCGGCCCTCGACACGAGCCGGGTAGCCCGGCGCGGCGAACGGGAACTCGAGGACGCCGTCCTCGGCCCAGAGCCCGGCGAACCCGGCCATGTCGTGCTTCAGCAGCAGGTCGAGTGCGTGCTCGACAAGATCGCGTGGCTGCACGAGAACTCCTTCAACGTTTGGACGAGACGGTACCGTCCCGACGTCAATATAGACGGGACGGTACCGTCCCGTCCACCCGCTACACTGCGACCCATGGCACGCACTCCGACCGGCGCCGCGGTCCTCCAGCCCGAAGTCACCCAGGCCATCACGGACGCGGTGCTGCACGAGCTCGCCGAGCAGGGCTACGGGCGGCTGTCGATGGAAGCGGTGGCCAAGCGCGCCGGCGTCGGCAAGAGCGCGCTGTACCGGCGGTGGACGTCAAAGCACGAGATGATCACCGCGGTGGTCGCGGAGTTCAGCGTGTCGCGCGCGGTGCTCGAAGACACCGGCTCACTGCGCGGCGACCTGCGGGTGACGCTGCAAGCGATGATCGACTGGCTGACGCACCCGGTGTTCTCGCGGATCCTGCCGGACCTCGTCGCCGAGGGCGCGCGGAACCCGGAGATGGCCGAAAGCGCGCGCACGAGCATCGGCGGCCCGCGGCGCGACCGCGCGGAGGTGATGCTGCGCCGCGCGATGGACCGCGGCGAGCTGCCGGCGGACCTCGACGTCGAGATGGCGATGGACGTCCTGGGCGCGCCGATCTACTGGCGCATGGTGGTCCGCCGGGCCCCGGTGGAGCCGGACTACCTGGACCGGCTGGTGGAGTACGTCCTGCGCGCGCTGGGCGCCCGCGAGGTCTGAAACGCCGTGAATGGCACATCGAGGGACTCTGAGTCCCTCGATGTGCCATTCACGGACTACGTGCGGGCCGGCTCGCCGCTGACGCGCTCGATGCGCGCGCCCAGGCGGTTCAGGTTCTCGACGAAGTGCGGGTAGCCGCGGTCGATGTGGAAGACGTCCCAGACCTCGGTGACGCCGTCCGCGCACAGCCCGGCCAGCACCAGCCCGGCGCCCGCGCGGATGTCCGACGCCCAGACCGGCGCGCTGGAGAGCCGTTCGACGCCGCGGACCACCGCGTGGTGGCCGTCGGTGCGGGTGTCGCCCGAAAGCCGGATCATCTCCTCGATGAACCGGAACCGCGCCTCGTAGACGTTCTCGGTGATCATCGAGGTGCCCTCGGACACCGCCGACAGCGCGACCGCGAACGGCTGCAGGTCGGTCGCGAAACCGGGGTAGGGCAGCGTGACCCAGTCGACCGCCTGCGGCCGTTCGGCCTGCACGATGCGGAAACCCTTGTCCCCGAAGGTGGTGACTTCGGCGCCGGCCAGCTGGAGCTTGTCGAGCACCAGGTCGAGGTGGTGCGGGTTGACGCCGCGCACGGTCAGGTCGCCGCGGGTCATCGACGCCGCGAACGCCCAGGTCGCGCCCACGATCCGGTCGCCGATCACACTGTGCTGGGTCGGGTGCAGCTGCTCCACGCCGTGCACGGTCAGCGTCGACGTCCCGGCGCCCTCGACCTTCGCGCCCATCTCCACGAGCATCGTGCAGATGTCGACGATCTCGGGCTCACGCGCGCAGTTGTCGATCACCGTGGTGCCCTCGGCCAGCACCGCGGCCATCAGGATGTTCTCGGTCGCGCCGACGCTCGGGAAGTCCAGCCAGATCTGCGCGCCGACCAGCGTCTCGGCCTTCGCGACGACGCAGCCGTGCTCGATGGTGCTCGTCGCGCCCAGCTTGCGCAGGCCGTTCTGGTGCATGTCCAGCGGCCGCGAGCCGATCGCGTCACCGCCCGGCAGCGCCACGACGGCCTGCTTCAGCCGGCCGACCAGCGGTCCCAGCACGCAGACGGACGCGCGCAGCTTGCCCATCGCCGCCGAGTCGGCGCGGTAGGACAGCTCGGCCGGCGTGGTGATGGTGGCCGTGTCGCCCTCGATGACGACCTCGCAGCCGACGCTCCGCAGCACGTCGCCCATCAGCGGGACGTCGAGGATCTGCGGGCAGTTCGTGATGGTCGTGGTGCCCTCCGCGAGGAGGGCGGCGGCCATCAGTTTCAGCACGCTGTTCTTGGCCCCGACCACGTCGACCTCGCCGACCAGCCGGGCTCCGCCATGCACGTCGAAGTGCTCGCTCATGGCCGCCAATCATGCCCTCTCGCCCGGATTCGACCCGGGCGGGGGCCGCTATGGTGGCTTCATGGTCGTTCGCATCAACCGCGTGTACACCAAGGTCGGCGACAACGGCACGACGGCGCTCGGCGACGGGTCGCGCGTGCCCAAGACGTCCCCGCGCCTGGGCGCCTACGCCGACACCGACGAGGCCAACTCGGTCATCGGGCTGGCCGTCGCGCTGGGCGCGCTGCCGGCCGAGATCACGGACGTCCTGCGCATGCTGCAGAACGACCTCTTCGACGTCGGCGCCGACCTCTGCCTGCCGATCCAGGACGACCCGCCGTACCCGCCGCTGCGCATCACCGAGAAGTACCTGGAGCGGCTCGAAGGCTGGTGCGACGACTTCAACGACCGCCTGCCGAAGCTGACGTCGTTCATCCTGCCGGGCGGCACCCCGGGCGCGGCGTTCCTGCACCAGGCGCGCACGGTGTCGCGGCGGGCCGAGCGCTCGGCGTGGGAGCTCTACGAGGCCGAGCCGGCGACGACGAACCCGATCGCGCTCAAGTACCTGAACCGGCTCTCGGACCTGCTGTTCATCCTCGCCCGGCTGGCCAACCCCGAGGGTGACGTGCTGTGGCAGCCGGGCGGGCAGCCCTCCTAGATGTGATGTCCGGGGAGGTTGGTCAGCCGGGTGACCGGCGGCTTGCCGCCGGTTGAGCTGTGGGGTCGGTGATGATTGTAGAAGTGCAGCCACCCCGGTAACGCCGCCCGCCGCAGGGTTTCCGAGGGATAGAAGCGGGCGTAGGCCCAGCCCTCGGCCAGCGTGCGGTGAAACCGCTCGATCTTGCCGTTGGTCTGCGGCCGGTAAGGCCGGGTCCGTTTCGCAGTGATCTGCAGCTCGGCGCAGGTGTCACGCCAAGCATGAGAGCGGTAGGCGGAACCGTTGTCCGAGAGCACGCGTTCGACGATGACGCCGCGGTCGGCGAACCAGCCCACCGCCCGGTGCAGGACCGCAGTGGCGGTGGCGGCGGTCTCATCGGCGTGGATCTCGGCGTAAGCGACCCGGGAATGATCGTCGATGACGGTGTGGACGAAGGCGGTGCCGGTGCGGGGATTGCGGTAGGCGTTGCGGGGCAAGCCGGGAGTGGCGCGTTTGTTGCGGGCTCCCTGCTGCCGGCCGAGGTAGCGGTGTCCGCCGCCGTCGGGGATGTTGCCGAACTTGGTGACATCGACATGGATCAGCGAACCGGGATGGTCGTGTTCGTAGCGGCGCAGCGGTTCACCGGTGA is a window from the Amycolatopsis sp. NBC_00355 genome containing:
- a CDS encoding NmrA family NAD(P)-binding protein encodes the protein MADVLVLGGTGTTGGRVVAGLREIGVTARAATRKASEPGQVRFDWTDRGTHTEALRDVDAVYLLAPIGEAEPARLVEPFLADALDAGVRRVVLLSSSAVTEDSPGLGELQRLVRAAPEWTVLKPSWFMQNFTGEHLVAQGVRDGEIVTATGDARVAFVDAGDIAAVAVRALTDAEPHNTEHVLTGPSAVSYAEAAEIVAAHTGRPVRHRAVSTAEFAARLTAYGIPEAFAAVLAALDEDVRRGTEDRVTPAVEQVTGRPARSFRTFVMEEIR
- a CDS encoding alpha/beta hydrolase family protein, whose protein sequence is MKQLMFTEDPQFWFETLRLFGHAAYGGSDFGEVLAAASKVTPGDYDSWHDAYRGLADRLYAEAADASPVTARDLLLRASTYYFSADFFLHGDPADPRIAAAYDRSVECFRRAAVAEPVEIPYEGTTLQGYFYRAPGASPKPVVLMHSGFDGSAEELHFFGAASGAERGYHVLTFDGPGQPSAMHRDKLVFRPDWEHVVTPVVDFVLGLDGVDPERIALLGVSLGGVLAPRAAAFEPRLAAVVAVDGVYDAGSAVTSMLPWDREEIVRRANAEHDEEFDAFLAAGRQASSTLRWACDHGRYVLGAATDREFVAKYLEYTLEGGFAEKIACPTLICEAADDLFFGGETETEPRRLYSHVTAPKTLLTFTAEEGADAHCHVGAQRLAVGRIYDWLDRTL
- a CDS encoding PH domain-containing protein, which gives rise to MSAGEIDLLPGERVLWAGEPVQRPFYVAADGVIAPAGLVVTAVALWFLLSQEPEGAGMLAGLVVLAAGLYGAVGRSAVRYLALGRTTYAVTDTRIIARSGLFRQKERASELAGLSAPVLKPGRSSTGTFAFPEPGSVTLMGVGEPKRVRDLLTKAIDEAKSRQAPPEPDTSGTSAA
- a CDS encoding LysE family translocator, giving the protein MTWSTYAGFAAMMALLAMMPGPDTMVVLKNALTGGARGGGWACAGITVANFLQGTAAALGLGAVITRYQPVFVTVKWLGAAYLVYLGVQALRGAWRGDYEALDDVRRARASRSRRFREGFLSNITNPKVIVLYLSVLPQFLTPGSGFGDSLLLAYTVAALGVVWQVLLLLFVHRVRGWLQRRKVRRAMDGVTGTALLGFGAALALEG
- the murA gene encoding UDP-N-acetylglucosamine 1-carboxyvinyltransferase; amino-acid sequence: MSEHFDVHGGARLVGEVDVVGAKNSVLKLMAAALLAEGTTTITNCPQILDVPLMGDVLRSVGCEVVIEGDTATITTPAELSYRADSAAMGKLRASVCVLGPLVGRLKQAVVALPGGDAIGSRPLDMHQNGLRKLGATSTIEHGCVVAKAETLVGAQIWLDFPSVGATENILMAAVLAEGTTVIDNCAREPEIVDICTMLVEMGAKVEGAGTSTLTVHGVEQLHPTQHSVIGDRIVGATWAFAASMTRGDLTVRGVNPHHLDLVLDKLQLAGAEVTTFGDKGFRIVQAERPQAVDWVTLPYPGFATDLQPFAVALSAVSEGTSMITENVYEARFRFIEEMIRLSGDTRTDGHHAVVRGVERLSSAPVWASDIRAGAGLVLAGLCADGVTEVWDVFHIDRGYPHFVENLNRLGARIERVSGEPART
- a CDS encoding epoxide hydrolase family protein, with product MPRSPSDVRAFEAHAPDADLDELRARLAAARLPEAETIRGAAPGPRRWDQGVPLADLVDVVDYWRTGYDWRSFEERLDRIGQFRTTIDDLGIHFLHRRSARADATPLIVTHGWPGSIAEFADVVDELADPEDAAAPAFHVVVPSLPGFGYSDKPATTGWGTEKIAAAWVELMGRLGYRRFAAHGGDWGGNITTVLAGRFPAHVLGIHTTFAEGPPGLTTDGLTAVERAWTEETRHFWRHRAAYAKQQATRPQTIGYSLVDSPVGLLAWILDKFAEWSDTEDSPFETISLDRVLDDVTLYWLTRTGASAARIYYESHNSLDPGLRVDVPSAITVYPRDIEKYPRAWARERYRRIVRWTEPGTGGHFPSLEVPGYFVEDLREGLAAVLAADR
- a CDS encoding TetR/AcrR family transcriptional regulator — translated: MARTPTGAAVLQPEVTQAITDAVLHELAEQGYGRLSMEAVAKRAGVGKSALYRRWTSKHEMITAVVAEFSVSRAVLEDTGSLRGDLRVTLQAMIDWLTHPVFSRILPDLVAEGARNPEMAESARTSIGGPRRDRAEVMLRRAMDRGELPADLDVEMAMDVLGAPIYWRMVVRRAPVEPDYLDRLVEYVLRALGAREV
- a CDS encoding CGNR zinc finger domain-containing protein, producing MPAGFPDFRLGTVLATSFTGTLSERHGEAVERVPTPHRLVDWLAVSGLAVDSCTAAQLELARELREAIHAAATAAATRDALPASAVRVINDRSAGGRAAAVLTPEGTRRWQLGSASRVEDALGVIAADAISVIAGERDGKLALCASPTCRAAFFDTSQSRTRRWCDMNTCGNRQKKARFLANQRKKTGSPQ
- a CDS encoding IS481 family transposase, with the protein product MSHPNATLTPRTRLRLARLIVEHGWTCTAAAKMFMVAANTARKWAERYRTEGLAGMADRSSRPHHSPTRTREPVVRQIVRLRWRHRLGPVQIAGRLGLPASTVHAVLVRCRINRLSRIDRVTGEPLRRYEHDHPGSLIHVDVTKFGNIPDGGGHRYLGRQQGARNKRATPGLPRNAYRNPRTGTAFVHTVIDDHSRVAYAEIHADETAATATAVLHRAVGWFADRGVIVERVLSDNGSAYRSHAWRDTCAELQITAKRTRPYRPQTNGKIERFHRTLAEGWAYARFYPSETLRRAALPGWLHFYNHHRPHSSTGGKPPVTRLTNLPGHHI
- a CDS encoding cob(I)yrinic acid a,c-diamide adenosyltransferase; this encodes MVVRINRVYTKVGDNGTTALGDGSRVPKTSPRLGAYADTDEANSVIGLAVALGALPAEITDVLRMLQNDLFDVGADLCLPIQDDPPYPPLRITEKYLERLEGWCDDFNDRLPKLTSFILPGGTPGAAFLHQARTVSRRAERSAWELYEAEPATTNPIALKYLNRLSDLLFILARLANPEGDVLWQPGGQPS
- a CDS encoding nuclear transport factor 2 family protein, producing the protein MQPRDLVEHALDLLLKHDMAGFAGLWAEDGVLEFPFAAPGYPARVEGREAIADYLRGYPDLLDVRAIAAKTVHETADPAVVVVEMTVAGVVVATRKPYELSYIAVLTVADGEIRHYRDYWSPLAAAELMGGVDELTAAFAGSDRG
- a CDS encoding LysE family translocator, giving the protein MTWSVYGSYLLIVVLIVLAPGPDTMVMLKNALSGGFRGGLLASLGIVTGNVVQGSAAALGLGVLIAKSQPVFLTLKWIGAAYLVFLGFQALRGAFRGNYDVVEQTQQRRPGGGFRRFREGFLSNITNPKVLVLYLSVLPQFLDPGRTTTWDALALAYTVAVIGGLWLLVLLVFVHRVRAWLGRRRVRRTLDGVTGTALVGFGAALALES